The stretch of DNA AGTTTTACAAGACCGGATGTTTTTTTATTTTCATTATTGAATGATAACCATCAAAAATGCACGCTTATGAAACGTGTAACGCTGCACGATAAGGAATTTCAGGTCTTCATCCCACACGATGAGATTCAGACAATAGTAAAGCAGGTTGCTGATGAAATCAACGGTGATTTTTCTGCTTTGGATGAGGTCGTTTTCCTGAGTGTGCTCAACGGTTCTTTCATGTTTACCTCCGACTTGGTTAAGAATATCGATTTCAGTTGCGAGGTTAGTTTCGTAAAGTTATCTTCCTACCAAGGAACCACCACAACTGGAACTGTGTCGGAGTTGATAGGACTTTCGTCATCGCTAAAGGGAAAATGCGTGGTTGTGGTTGAAGACATTGTGGATACCGGCATTACACTTGAAAAGTTGTATGCGTTGATTTCAGCGCATGAGCCTTCGCGTATTTGTGTGGCTACTTTTTTCTTTAAACCAGAAAGTTACGGCAAGCATATTAAAATTGACTACATAGGAAAGTCAATTCCAAACGATTTTGTGGTGGGTTATGGGCTCGATTACGATGAGCTTGGACGAAACCTAAAAGATGTTTACAAACTGGTAGTTGAAAAATAAGTTGACTGCCTAACTCCACTTTTAAAGATGCTCAATATTGTATTATTTGGCCCTCCTGGGGCTGGTAAAGGAACACAATCGGCAAGGTTAATTGAAAAATACAACCTCATGCATGTTTCAACCGGCGAATTGCTCAGGGCGGCTATAAAAGCAGACACTTCGATTGGCCAAGAGGCAAGGAAGTTTATCGACCATGGCAATTTGGTGCCCGACGAAATGGTGTTGACGATAATTGAAAACTTACTGGACAAGCACACCGAGGTAGCCGGTTTTGTTTTTGACGGATTTCCGCGAACAACAAATCAAGCAATCTGTTTTGATGCTATGCTGAAGGCTAAGGGGTCTGGAATTGCTTTGATGCTTTCGTTGGAAGTGAGCGAGGCTGAACTCACCAGCAGGTTGGCAAATCGCAGCAAGATTGATGGGCGTGCCGATGATAAAGATATGTCGATAATTGCGAATAGAATAAAGGTATACAATAAGCAAACAGCCATTGTAGCCGATTTCTACAAGGCACAAAAAAAACATGTGCCAGTTGATGGAATGGGCAGCATGGATGATATTTTTCAGAGAATTGCTGTAGGGGTAGAGGCGCACAGAAAGTAAGTGAATTGCAGCATTAACGGTGGTGGAATCTCAAACTAAGTTTTCTACAGGTTTGTAGACTAGGGATTATCACCCATATTAATTCAATAAAAACTATGGCTTCGTCCAACTTCGTAGATTATGTAAAGATTTATTGCCGCTCGGGCAATGGGGGTAAGGGCTCTTCGCACTTACACCGAGAGAAGTTTGTGGCTCAGGGTGGCCCCGATGGCGGCGATGGTGGTCGTGGTGGCCATGTTTACCTTAAAGGAAACTCTCAACTATGGACATTGATCCATTTGAAATATAAGAAGCACGTATTTGCCGAAGATGGTGGCGCTGGGAGTTCTTGCAGAAGCTCGGGCTCCGATGGGGAGGATGTAACCATTGAAGTGCCGCTCGGAACCATTGCGCGCAACGTCGAAACAGGCGAGATCTTATGTGAAATAACCGAACACGATGAGGTGAAAATCCTCAAGAAGGGTGGTCGCGGCGGTCTAGGTAACTGGAACTTCAGAACTGCCGTAAATCAAACTCCGCGGTTCTCGCAACCGGGTGAGGAGGGTTCCGAAGAGTGGATTGTTTTGGAGCTCAAAATTCTTGCCGACGTTGGATTAGTTGGTTTCCCGAATGCGGGAAAGTCTACCTTGTTGTCGGTTATAACTTCCGCCAAACCAAAAATTGCCGACTACGCTTTTACTACCCTTGAGCCTAACCTAGGTATTGTTGAATACCACGATTTTAAATCGTTCGTCATTGCCGATATTCCGGGAATTATTGAGGGAGCGCACGAAGGCAAGGGTCTTGGATTAAGGTTCTTGCGGCACATTGAGCGTAATTCTATGCTCCTATTCCTAATTCCTGCCGATAGCAAGAATATTAAAGAGGAGTATGAAGTTTTGCTTAACGAGTTGGAGATGTTCAATCCCGAATTGCTTGATAAGCGCAGGGTGCTCGCCATCTCAAAATGCGACATGCTCGATGCTGAACTTACCGAGGCCATTGCTGTTGATTTACCCAAAATTCCGCATATCTTCATCAGCTCCCTTGCAAGTGTTGGCCTCAAGGAACTGAAAGATCTGCTCTGGACTGAACTCAATAAGTAATCTATGCTCAACTATTTAATTGAACTCGACAAGTCGCTATTCCTATTTCTGAATGGACTCAATAGCCCTTTGTTGGATTGGATTATGTTTGTTGTTAGCCATAAGTATACATTTGTACCGCTTTATGCAACCGTCATCTACTTCTTCTTCAAAAAATTTGGACGGAATGGATTTCTGGTTCTTGTTATGGCAGTCATATCCATTGCTATCGCCGACCAGGTTGCCTCTGGGCTTATTAAGGATCTCGTAGGTCGATTGCGGCCCAGCCATAATCCCGAATTCACACAGGTAATACACTTAGTTTTTGAGAAGAAGGGTGGCTTATACGGCTTTGTTTCGTCGCATGCGGCCAACTCGTTTGCATTTGCCATGTATACTCTGCTTCTCTTTCGGAAGAGGTGGTATACAATTTCCATCTTGGTATGGGCGGGAGTTGTTTCCTATTCCAGAATATACTTAGGCTTGCACTATCCCGGTGACATTCTTGGGGGTGCAATCGTTGGTATAGCCTCGGGTTTGCTCTGCTATATGGTTCTTGTCAAACTACCCTGCTTCAAGGGTTGCTCAAACTAGGCTGAACTTGTGCTCGGCATTGAATGTTAGTGCCACATTACTTCAAACAGAATTGTATGCTTTGCATTAAACACCCCAACACAAACGCCTATTTCAACCTTGCTGCCGAAGAGTATGTCCTGCGAAATTTCAGCCAAGACGCTTTTATGCTTTGGCGGAATGAACCCGCTGTTATTGTGGGAAAACACCAGAATACACTGGGTGAAATAAACCTCGATTTTATTAAGGAGAGTGAAATAAAGGTTGTACGTCGACTTTCGGGTGGTGGTGCCGTCTTTCACGATTTAGGTAATTTGAATTTTACCTTTATCATGAATGGGGACGATGGCAATTTGGTCGATTTTCGAAAATTCACAAAGCCAATTCTTGATGTTCTTTTGAAACTCGGCATTGAGGCCAAGTTTGAAGGGCGAAACGACCTTACCATTGACGGAAAAAAATTTTCTGGTAATGCGGAACACGTTTATAAGAAACGGGTGTTGCACCATGGGACGTTGCTTTTCTCTTCTCAAATGGCCGACCTTAGCGAGGCTTTAAAAATAAATCCATTAAAGTATCGAGATAAGGCCGTAAAATCGGTTCGCTCGAGGGTTACCAATATATCCGATCATCTGCATCAGCCATTGAAAGTCTTGGAGTTTCGAGATTTAATTATGGATCATATCCGGGATATGTATCCCGATGCTGTTGGCTATGACTATTCCCACGACGACTTGCAATCCATAAACAATCTGGTGGATAACAAATACTCTACCTGGGAGTGGAATTTTGGCTATTCCCCTATGTACGATTTTCAACGTGGAATAAAAACTGAAGGCGGGCATATTGAGTTTCACCTAAACGTGGAAAAAGGTATGATCTGCGACATTAAAATTTACGGAGATTTTTTCAATAAGACGGATATCACTGAATTGGAACTTTTGCTCAAAGGATGTCCACATGAGCAGGAAGCGGTGAAAGAGCGGTTGAGTTCAATTGTTCTTAGTGATTACTGTTCCAATGTTTTGGTAGATGAGTTTGTGAAAGGGATGTTCTAGCTCTATGCATAAAACAAGAATGGCCGCTAATTCATTAGCGGCCATTCTTGTTTTATAGTTAACGTAGAAGTTATTTGGGCTGTTCTGCCGCTGGCTCAATACCGTAGGCAACACCTTCGATGATGCATACGGGCACTTCGCCATAACCTCCTTTAAACTCTTTTTTTGTAAGGAGAATAACTATTCCGCCAAAGTTTGCTGCCTTCTTTTTTACGCGAATTTCGGCATTTTTTTCGGCGGCTTTTGCATCCCTTACGCTCTTTGGTGAGCGAGCTTCCACTTTTCCGCGTGGGAATAATCCGTCAACGTCTTCCGGCTTATCGGTAATGGTGATGGCACGCCAATCACCCTCTGCAATCATCATAAAAACAGGCCTGTTGATAACTTCCCTTCGCCCTGATTTATACATGATTGTTTGAACTTGCTTGCGTTTTACTATTTCCGGTTTGGTCTTGCCTAAGGGGAAATACTTAATTTCGGTGGAGGTAAGCCCTGAAATATTCACCAACAACTTTTTCCCGTTTAGCATGAGAATGGTATCGGGGATGTCTCCATTTTGAGCCGAAATCCCTCCACCAATTAGCGTTGAGACAAGAATGGTGAGGATTATTTTGGCTAGTAATCGCATACTGATAGATTTTTGGGTTTGTATATTACAAAAATAACTAATTTAGTGTTGTTTACAAATCTTACGGAGTTTGTTTCTTTCTTCCGTCACAATAGTAATAGTTTCTTTTCAAAAAGTAGTAAACTTGCAATCTCAATTTTCTCCTATGTTTAAATCTTCGGTTCTATTTCTTATTTGGGTGCTCGTTGCAGTGCACTGCTTCGTCTTTTTTATGTTCATCATGGTTCCTATGTGGATATTGACGGCCCCATTCGACAAAAAGCTCAGGATCACTCAACGATTGTCGGCTTGGTGGGCGCTCTCCTATATCTATTGGAATCCCAATTGGAGCGTTACGATAACTGGCGAGGAAAACATTGAGAAGGGCCGAACCTACGTTGTGGTGGTAAATCATCAATCGGCTCTCGATATTGCTCTTCTTTATCGGATTCCGGTAAACTTTCGCTGGGTGGCAAAGGCAGAACTGATGCGGGTTCCATTTATTGGATGGAACCTTGTTTTGAATAGGCATGTTATGATTGCCCGTGGTAATGCTACCAGTGCTCGCCATATGATAGATAGGTGCGTTAAGACTCTTAATGGGGGTGTTTCTATGATGATTTTTCCTGAGGGAACTCGTAGCAAAAACGGGCGAATAACTCGTTTTAAGGAGGGCGCATTTGTTATTGCTCGCGATGCAAACGTTGCTATCTTACCAGTGTTGGTGGAGGGTACCTCCGATGCACTGCCACGTGATGGATACAAAGTAAAGGCCAGACAACATTTTACCATTAGAATTCTTCCTGTAGTGGAGCAGGCCACCTTGGCTCATTTGACAACCAATGAAGTCGCTGCCCACTTTCAGAAGGAGTTTGTTGCCCTGCATCAACCGATGCGCCCGGAACTCTATTCTTAGACGGTGTGTTTACACTACGTTGTTAACTTGCGGTTTATAAACTGTTGATAAACAGTTTGGTCGTAAACGCATGTTTATGCTTATATTTGTGACAGCAATTTAATTTGTATGACTGCTAACTATTCAGAAGATTCAATAAAGACGCTCGAGTGGCAAGAGCATATACGCCGACGACCCGGAATGTACATTGGGAAATTGGGCGATGGCTCGGCTCCCGACGATGGAATTTATGTTCTATTTAAGGAGGTATTCGACAACTCCATCGACGAGCACATGATGGGTTATGGAAAAGTTATTGATGTTACTCAAACCGAGAAATCAATAACTATTCGGGATTATGGACGAGGTGTTCCGCTGGGCAAACTGGTGGATGTGGCTTCGAAAATGAATACTGGGGCTAAGTACGACTCAAAGGCTTTTAAAAAGTCGGTGGGCTTGAATGGAGTCGGTATTAAGGCTGTGAATGCTCTCTCGTCGTTCTTCAAAATTCAAGCTTTTCGCGACGGCCAGGCTAAGTGTGTTGAGTTTTCGGCAGGAATTATTACCGAAGAGAAAGTTCTTGATACTACTAACCAAAAAAATGGAACTTTCGTTGAATTCATTCCCGACGAATCTGTTTTTGGAGTGTATGCTTATCAGAGCGAGTTTCTGGAAACCATGCTCCGCAACTATACCTACCTCAATACAGGTCTTACCATTGTTTTTAATGGACAAAAATTCTTCTCGGCCAACGGGTTAGTCGACCTGCTGAACGAAAATATTTCCGAAGAGGTTGCTTACCCAATTATTCATATCAAGGGCGAAGATATTGAAGTTGCAATTACCCACGGAAGTCGTTATGGTGAAGAGTATTACTCATTTGTAAATGGGCAAAATACATCGCACGGGGGAACCCACCTTGCTGCTTTCCGCGAGGTGTTGGTTAAAACTATTCGTGAGTTTTATAAGAAAGATTTTGATGCCTCCGACGTGCGCAGCTCCATTGTTGCCGCAGTTAGCATAAAGGTGGAGGAGCCAGTTTTTGAATCGCAGACAAAAACTAAGCTCGGTTCAAAAGATATGGGCCCCGGTGCGGCCTCTATTCGAAACTATATTGGCGACTTTCTAAAGGTTGCTCTCGATAATTTTCTTCACCGCAATCCGGATACTGCAGATGCTCTATTGCGCCGAATATTGGACTCGGAAAAGGAGCGGAAGGCCATTTCTGGCATTCAAAAGCTGGCTCGCGAACGCGCCAAAAAGGCCAACCTGCATAACCGTAAGCTGCGCGATTGTCGCGTTCACTTTGGCGATAAGCACGACCTTGCTGAGGCGAGCACCCTTTTTATTACCGAGGGCGATTCTGCATCGGGTTCTATTACCAAAAGCCGCGATGTTAATACTCAAGGAGTATTCAGCTTAAAGGGAAAACCATTGAATACCTATGGGCTTACCAAAAAAGTGGTTTACGAAAATGAAGAGTTCAACCTCCTTCAGGCTGCTCTCAACATAGAGGTAGATATGGAAGACCTTCGCTATAGTAAGGTGGTGATTGCCACCGATGCCGATGTGGACGGGATGCATATTCGCTTGTTGCTTATTACCTTTTTTCTTCAGTTTTTTCCCGATTTGCTCCGCCAAGGACATCTTTATATTCTCCAAACTCCGCTTTTTCGGGTTCGGAATAAAAAGAAAACCTTGTACTGCTACAATAGCGATGAGCGTGAAAAAGCAATCAAAGAGTTAGGCCCAAACCCCGAAATTACCCGATTCAAAGGACTTGGAGAGATTTCACCCGATGAGTTTAGCCACTTTATTGGTAAGGACATTCGGCTCGACCCCGTTCGTATTACCAAGGACGATGTAATACAAGATTTACTCACCTTCTACATGGGTAAAAATACTCCCGAACGGCAGGAGTTTATCATCGATAACCTTCGTATTGAGGAAGACCTGCTTGAAGAGATGGAGAATGATGCCGATGGCGCTAATGCCGTTGGTGTTGAAGAAGAAGTGGAACACGCCGTTGAGGCCTAAATTCTAATTTACAGAAGCATGAGTGCCGAAGATTTGGATAAACCTGAAGAGTTAGACGATATTAATGAGTTACCCGTTGAAGGCTCTGCCGACAAGGAGAAACTAGCCAAACTGATAGGGGATGGAGTGAAGAAAAAGTTCCTCTCGGGTATGTATAAGGATTGGTTCCTGGATTATGCCTCATACGTTATCCTAGAGCGTGCCGTACCACATATTTACGATGGACTCAAACCTGTTCATCGCCGTATTTTGCATGCCATGAAACGTCTTGATGACGGGCGGTTCAATAAGGTGGCAAATATTATTGGTTACACCATGCAGTATCACCCGCACGGCGATGCTTCCATTGGTGATGCACTGGTACAGCTGGGACAAAAAGACTTATTGGTTGAATGCCAGGGTAACTGGGGAAACGTTCTTACTGGTGATAATGCTGCTGCTCCGCGTTATATAGAGGCGCGCCTTAGCAAGTTTGCCAACGATGTGGTATTTAATCCAAAAACCACCGAGTGGATGCGCAGCTACGACGGACGTAATCAGGAACCTGTTACTTTGCCCGTTAAGTTTCCGCTGCTACTGGTTCAAGGAGTGGAGGGTATTGCTGTGGGTTTAGCCTCTAAAATTCTTCCGCACAACTTTATTGAGCTTATCGATGCTTCCATTGCTTACCTCAAAAATCAGGACTTTGAACTCTACCCCGATTTTATTACTGGAGGTATGGCCGATTGTAGCCGCTACAACGATGGATTAAGGGGTGGTGCAATTAAGGTTAGGGCTCGAATCAATAAGATTGATAAAAAGACTTTGGTGATTACCGAAATACCATTCGGAAAAAACACTGCAACCCTTATCGAAAGCATTCTGAAAGCCAATGATAAAGGTAAAATCAAGATTCGAAAGATTGACGACAATACCGCTCGGAATGTCGAAATCCTTATTCACCTGCCTGCCGATACTTCGCCCGATAAAACCATAGATGCACTCTATGCCTTTACTGATTGTGAAATCTCAATATCTCCAAATAGTTGTGTCATTGAGG from Williamwhitmania taraxaci encodes:
- a CDS encoding adenylate kinase, giving the protein MLNIVLFGPPGAGKGTQSARLIEKYNLMHVSTGELLRAAIKADTSIGQEARKFIDHGNLVPDEMVLTIIENLLDKHTEVAGFVFDGFPRTTNQAICFDAMLKAKGSGIALMLSLEVSEAELTSRLANRSKIDGRADDKDMSIIANRIKVYNKQTAIVADFYKAQKKHVPVDGMGSMDDIFQRIAVGVEAHRK
- a CDS encoding lysophospholipid acyltransferase family protein, which encodes MFKSSVLFLIWVLVAVHCFVFFMFIMVPMWILTAPFDKKLRITQRLSAWWALSYIYWNPNWSVTITGEENIEKGRTYVVVVNHQSALDIALLYRIPVNFRWVAKAELMRVPFIGWNLVLNRHVMIARGNATSARHMIDRCVKTLNGGVSMMIFPEGTRSKNGRITRFKEGAFVIARDANVAILPVLVEGTSDALPRDGYKVKARQHFTIRILPVVEQATLAHLTTNEVAAHFQKEFVALHQPMRPELYS
- a CDS encoding phosphatase PAP2 family protein, which codes for MLNYLIELDKSLFLFLNGLNSPLLDWIMFVVSHKYTFVPLYATVIYFFFKKFGRNGFLVLVMAVISIAIADQVASGLIKDLVGRLRPSHNPEFTQVIHLVFEKKGGLYGFVSSHAANSFAFAMYTLLLFRKRWYTISILVWAGVVSYSRIYLGLHYPGDILGGAIVGIASGLLCYMVLVKLPCFKGCSN
- a CDS encoding lipoate--protein ligase; amino-acid sequence: MLCIKHPNTNAYFNLAAEEYVLRNFSQDAFMLWRNEPAVIVGKHQNTLGEINLDFIKESEIKVVRRLSGGGAVFHDLGNLNFTFIMNGDDGNLVDFRKFTKPILDVLLKLGIEAKFEGRNDLTIDGKKFSGNAEHVYKKRVLHHGTLLFSSQMADLSEALKINPLKYRDKAVKSVRSRVTNISDHLHQPLKVLEFRDLIMDHIRDMYPDAVGYDYSHDDLQSINNLVDNKYSTWEWNFGYSPMYDFQRGIKTEGGHIEFHLNVEKGMICDIKIYGDFFNKTDITELELLLKGCPHEQEAVKERLSSIVLSDYCSNVLVDEFVKGMF
- the hpt gene encoding hypoxanthine phosphoribosyltransferase; this encodes MKRVTLHDKEFQVFIPHDEIQTIVKQVADEINGDFSALDEVVFLSVLNGSFMFTSDLVKNIDFSCEVSFVKLSSYQGTTTTGTVSELIGLSSSLKGKCVVVVEDIVDTGITLEKLYALISAHEPSRICVATFFFKPESYGKHIKIDYIGKSIPNDFVVGYGLDYDELGRNLKDVYKLVVEK
- the obgE gene encoding GTPase ObgE, with translation MASSNFVDYVKIYCRSGNGGKGSSHLHREKFVAQGGPDGGDGGRGGHVYLKGNSQLWTLIHLKYKKHVFAEDGGAGSSCRSSGSDGEDVTIEVPLGTIARNVETGEILCEITEHDEVKILKKGGRGGLGNWNFRTAVNQTPRFSQPGEEGSEEWIVLELKILADVGLVGFPNAGKSTLLSVITSAKPKIADYAFTTLEPNLGIVEYHDFKSFVIADIPGIIEGAHEGKGLGLRFLRHIERNSMLLFLIPADSKNIKEEYEVLLNELEMFNPELLDKRRVLAISKCDMLDAELTEAIAVDLPKIPHIFISSLASVGLKELKDLLWTELNK
- a CDS encoding DNA topoisomerase IV subunit B — protein: MTANYSEDSIKTLEWQEHIRRRPGMYIGKLGDGSAPDDGIYVLFKEVFDNSIDEHMMGYGKVIDVTQTEKSITIRDYGRGVPLGKLVDVASKMNTGAKYDSKAFKKSVGLNGVGIKAVNALSSFFKIQAFRDGQAKCVEFSAGIITEEKVLDTTNQKNGTFVEFIPDESVFGVYAYQSEFLETMLRNYTYLNTGLTIVFNGQKFFSANGLVDLLNENISEEVAYPIIHIKGEDIEVAITHGSRYGEEYYSFVNGQNTSHGGTHLAAFREVLVKTIREFYKKDFDASDVRSSIVAAVSIKVEEPVFESQTKTKLGSKDMGPGAASIRNYIGDFLKVALDNFLHRNPDTADALLRRILDSEKERKAISGIQKLARERAKKANLHNRKLRDCRVHFGDKHDLAEASTLFITEGDSASGSITKSRDVNTQGVFSLKGKPLNTYGLTKKVVYENEEFNLLQAALNIEVDMEDLRYSKVVIATDADVDGMHIRLLLITFFLQFFPDLLRQGHLYILQTPLFRVRNKKKTLYCYNSDEREKAIKELGPNPEITRFKGLGEISPDEFSHFIGKDIRLDPVRITKDDVIQDLLTFYMGKNTPERQEFIIDNLRIEEDLLEEMENDADGANAVGVEEEVEHAVEA